Within Pseudomonas paeninsulae, the genomic segment TCACCACCGGCTCCGAAGCGGTGGAGAACGCGGTGAAGATCGCCCGCGCCGCCACCGGTCGTGCCGGGGTGATCGCCTTCACCGGCGCTTACCACGGCCGCACCATGATGACCCTCTCGCTGACCGGCAAGGTTGCGCCTTACTCGGCCGGCATGGGCCTGATGCCCGGCGGCGTGTTCCGCGCCCAGTACCCCTGCGAGCTGCACGGGGTCAGCGTCGACGACGCCATCGCCAGCATCGAGCGCATCTTCAAGAACGACGCCGAACCGCGCGATATCGCCGCGATCATCATCGAGCCGGTGCAGGGCGAGGGCGGCTTCTATATTGCGCCGAAAGAATTCATGCAGCGCCTGCGCGCCCTCTGCGACCAGCACGGCATCCTGCTGATCGCCGACGAAGTGCAGACCGGCGCCGGGCGTACCGGCACCTTCTTCGCCATGGAACAGATGGGCGTGGCCGCCGACCTGACCACCTTCGCCAAGTCCATCGCCGGCGGTTTCCCGGTGGCGGGCGTATGCGGCAAGGCCGAATACATGGATGCCATCGCCCCGGGTGGCCTGGGTGGCACTTACGCCGGCAGCCCGATTGCCTGCGCCGCGGCACTGGCGGTGATGCAGGTGTTCGAGGAAGAGCAGCTGCTGGAGCGCTGCCAGGCAGTCGGCGAACGTCTGGTCAGCGGTCTTAAAGCCATCGCCGCCAAGCACAAGAGCATTGGCGAGGTGCGCGCCCTGGGCGCGATGATTGCCATGGAGTTGTGCGAGGACGGCGATTTGCACAAGCCAAATGCCACCCTGACCAGCCAGATTGTTGCCAAGGCCCGCGACAAGGGACTGATTCTGCTGTCCTGCGGCACCTACGGCAACGTGCTGCGGGTGCTGGTGCCGCTGACCGCCGAAGACGCCCTGCTGGACAAGGGCCTGGCGATCATCAGCGAGTGCTTCGACGAACTGGCTTGATCGAGCGTTAGCGTTATAAACAAGACCCGCTTTGGCGGGTCTTTTTTTGGGATTTTTTCGTCGGGCTAGCGGACGGGTGTGATTGCCTCCAACCTCGGAGCCAGCTGGTTGCGGTCCGGCGGTCCGGCGATCTTGGTCGGCGCTCGGCATGAAGCACCGCACGCTGGCGCCTGCCTGCCTGCGGTGCCGCGTCGTTAATGGCCCTGGAGGGTGCGG encodes:
- the gabT gene encoding 4-aminobutyrate--2-oxoglutarate transaminase; this translates as MSKTNESLMQRRTAAVPRGVGQIHPIFADRAENATVIDVEGREFIDFAGGIAVLNTGHLHPKVIAAVQQQLTKLTHTCFQVLAYEPYVELCEKINAKVPGDFAKKTLLVTTGSEAVENAVKIARAATGRAGVIAFTGAYHGRTMMTLSLTGKVAPYSAGMGLMPGGVFRAQYPCELHGVSVDDAIASIERIFKNDAEPRDIAAIIIEPVQGEGGFYIAPKEFMQRLRALCDQHGILLIADEVQTGAGRTGTFFAMEQMGVAADLTTFAKSIAGGFPVAGVCGKAEYMDAIAPGGLGGTYAGSPIACAAALAVMQVFEEEQLLERCQAVGERLVSGLKAIAAKHKSIGEVRALGAMIAMELCEDGDLHKPNATLTSQIVAKARDKGLILLSCGTYGNVLRVLVPLTAEDALLDKGLAIISECFDELA